A window from Argopecten irradians isolate NY chromosome 3, Ai_NY, whole genome shotgun sequence encodes these proteins:
- the LOC138318380 gene encoding ATP-binding cassette sub-family C member 10-like isoform X1: MTDMEYTILRPLCIKENNVNDNITCNGEVNSTLLPDYISLNPKTVVTLETYDFQMPSAVNILMTIITLIVVALLSRKITTSKQDAQKKQRQHDSDDCPVNEDEVSLLSKITYYWVHPLLQKGNKAASLSSDDMFHLPKSLNVKKVQEDFSKRFQQEEELGTNKTKTTLLQALLKAYGLQFFLYCGILELIAQLINFTGPISLGLLIAFFENGDEESHIGYRYAFLLFLSSFGKALFESRFHFIRMHTFFTVRISIMTSIYKKALQVSTVSLSKFSTGEIVNFLGTDTDRMMGFCHCFHALWSLPFETVICMYILYQLVGVAMIGGLAVALVLVPINKIVSTKQIALGKVLMDEKDKRTKLMNEVLGGIKIIKLYTWEDHFQKMIEKLRDAELKLIKQRKILGAITGYLWTLTPIFMTVLTFSAYSMMGNTLTAAKMFASLALFLKLLGSLNHLPWVVNGITEAVISLGRIEKFVALNNIDLKSYYAKMEEEMENKNVISVNTGKFAWEGEKLQSVEKTEKTTDSGDTVTALGSLCLRDITVDIKQGQFIGVIGKVGSGKSSLLNAILAEMSRKDGEISVSNLKNGFALADQEPWIQQATVRDNVTFGSPFNARKYADVLDAASLKKDIEMLPAGDKTEVGENGVTLSGGQKARLALARALYQDVYLLDDPLAAVDAHVAQHMYDNCIMGLLKNKTRILCTHHTSFLGEADLVIVMEDGVISKMGPPSKVLTDIKFAERKSSKKENVEVEHIDSSDSDGKLGDETKATGEVKLGVYKAYLAAISTWLAITMVLSIVFMRVSMVAKDWWLTHWVSSVSTDGINSSSSGYQCYYDNMSTPASLNERYDSTQTSGQSSLVYYMVVYACLSAVYSLFSLAREILFAYSGMNIAKTMHMSLLNTMLKAPMSFYDVTPVGRILNRFSSDMGTIDDSISHMVMVVLSQLCEVVGTLVMVCYGMPWFIAIIIPVGSIYFRLQEKYRHTSREVRRISSLNRSPIFSQFSETVSGLVTIRAFRESERFTDQHINRLDNWLKTNYTSHNIGMWLWIRTQMFGIVMVTGIATMAVIQHNLYGIDPGVVGLAISYILSLSGLLNGMVNCVTETEKQMVSVERVQQYVEETPSEKWEGQQSSPAWLSAGVISYTDVFMKYRDGLPNVLKGLTFSTRPAEKVGIVGRTGSGKSSLFQTLFRTVEISSGDITIDGVNIQQQDLKDVRRHLAVIPQDPFIFSGTVRENLDPTSSYSDEELWGILDRCHLRVPVDRLGGLQGEVGEKGRQFSVGQKQLMCLARALLTKAKVLCIDEATASVDLETDKLIQETIRQEFVNSTVLTIAHRINTIMDSDRVLVMDQGQVAELDSPENLLKNSQSQFYQLVHGKQPEK; encoded by the exons atgaCAGATATGGAGTACACGATATTGAGACCCTTGTGTATCAAAGAAAACAACGTAAATGACAACATCACGTGCAATGGAGAAGTTAATTCCACACTATTACCAGACTACATTTCCCTGAATCCAAAGACGGTAGTCACATTGGAGACATATGACTTTCAAATGCCAAGCGCTGTCAATATCCTGATGACAATCATCACTTTGATCGTTGTCGCTCTTTTATCAAGGAAAATAACAACAAGCAAACAAGATGCTCAAAAGAAACAACGGCAACATGATTCGGATGATTGCCCAGTTAATGAGGACGAGGTATCATTGTTATCAAAAATTACTTATTATTGGGTCCATCCGCTCCTGCAGAAGGGGAATAAAGCAGCCAGTCTTTCGTCTGACGACATGTTTCATTTACCAAAAAGTTTGAATGTAAAGAAAGTACAAGAAGACTTTTCTAAACGATTTCAACAGGAAGAGGAACTCGGCACAAACAAGACAAAAACTACATTACTTCAGGCGTTACTCAAAGCCTACGGACTACAATTCTTTCTGTATTGTGGAATCCTAGAGTTGATAGCACAACTGATCAACTTCACTGGCCCAATATCTCTGGGTTTATTGATTGCCTTCTTCGAAAACGGTGATGAAGAATCACACATTGGCTATCGATATGCATTTCTATTGTTCTTGTCAAGTTTTGGTAAAGCTCTTTTTGAAAGTAGGTTTCACTTTATACGCATGCATACCTTTTTCACGGTGAGAATTTCAATAATGACATCAATATATAAGAAAGCCTTACAGGTAAGCACAGTATCATTATCGAAATTCAGCACTGGCGAGATTGTGAATTTTCTTGGAACTGACACTGATCGAATGATGGGCTTTTGTCATTGCTTCCACGCCCTGTGGAGTCTTCCTTTTGAAACCGTGATATGCATGTATATCCTGTATCAACTGGTTGGAGTTGCTATGATTGGAGGTCTCGCCGTCGCTTTGGTGCTCGTCCCTATCAACAAGATCGTATCGACGAAACAGATAGCTCTTGGAAAAGTGCTTATGGACGAGAAAGACAAAAGAACGAAG TTGATGAATGAAGTGCTCGGTGGAATCAAGATAATCAAGCTTTACACCTGGGAGGATCACTTCCAGAAGATGATTGAGAAACTTCGTGATGCTGAGTTAAAGCTCATCAAACAGAGGAAGATTCTTGGAGCCATTACTGGATATTTGTGGACTCTGACCCCTATCTTTATGACTGTTCTAACATTCAGCGCCTATTCTATGATGGGGAATACCCTCACCGCTGCTAAG ATGTTTGCTAGTCTAGCACTGTTTCTAAAGCTCCTAGGATCACTCAATCATTTACCATGGGTGGTTAACGGCATAACTGAAGCCGTCATTTCCCTTGGAAGGATTGAGAAGTTTGTGGCACTGAACAATATTGACCTCAAAAGTTACTACGCAAAAATGGAag AAGAGATGGAAAACAAAAACGTGATATCAGTAAATACAGGGAAGTTTGCCTGGGAAGGCGAGAAGTTACAAAGTGTTGAGAAAACGGAAAAGACGACAGATTCTGGGGATACTGTAACTGCTTTAGGATCTCTTTGTCTTCGTGATATTACTGTCGACATCAAACAA GGGCAATTCATAGGGGTGATTGGCAAAGTTGGTTCTGGGAAAAGCTCCTTGCTGAACGCCATACTTGCTGAGATGTCTCGAAAAGATGGCGAAATATCCGTGTCTAATCTCAAGAATGGGTTTGCTCTGGCGGATCAGGAACCTTGGATACAACAAGCGACAGTACGAGATAACGTCACATTTGGTAGTCCTTTCAACGCCAGGAAATACGCCGATGTTCTTGATGCTGCATCTCTCAAGAAAGACATTGAG ATGCTACCAGCTGGCGACAAAACCGAAGTTGGTGAAAATGGCGTGACATTAAGTGGAGGTCAAAAGGCCAGATTAGCCTTAGCTAGGGCTCTATACCAG GATGTGTATCTCCTTGACGACCCTCTAGCAGCGGTAGACGCCCATGTGGCACAACATATGTATGACAACTGCATAATGGGATtgctgaaaaataaaacaaggaTCTTATGCACACACCACACGAGTTTCCTTGGAGAAGCCGATCTTGTCATCGTCATGGAGGATGGAGTCATCTCCAAAATGG GTCCACCATCTAAGGTACTTACCGATATCAAATTCGCCGAGCGAAAATCATCGAAGAAGGAAAACGTTGAAGTAGAGCACATTGACAGCAGTGACAGTGATGGTAAACTAGGAGATGAAACCAAGGCAACAGGAGAGGTGAAGTTAGGAGTGTACAAAGCGTACCTCGCAGCGATTAGTACCTGGCTTGCAATCACCATGGTTCTGTCCATTGTCTTTATGAGAG TGTCGATGGTAGCGAAAGATTGGTGGCTGACGCATTGGGTGTCTAGTGTTAGCACTGATGGTATCAATTCTTCTTCCTCTGGATACCAATGTTACTATGACAACATGTCAACTCCGGCCAG TTTGAACGAACGTTACGACTCAACCCAGACTTCAGGACAATCCAGTCTCGTCTACTACATGGTGGTCTACGCATGTCTCTCCGCTGTCTATTCACTCTTCTCTCTGGCCAGGGAGATTCTCTTTGCCTACAGTGGAATGAATATAGCAAAGACTATGCACATGAGTCTGCTAAATACCATGCTTAAG GCGCCAATGTCGTTCTATGACGTCACTCCCGTTGGACGAATCCTTAACCGATTTTCATCAGACATGGGAACCATCGACGACTCAATCAGTCACATGGTCATGGTGGTTCTTAGTCAGTTGTGCGAAGTTGTTGGCACTCTTGTCATGGTGTGTTACGGAATGCCTTGGTTCATTGCTATCATCATACCCGTTGGTTCCATCTActttagactacag GAAAAATATCGTCATACATCTCGTGAAGTCCGACGGATATCGAGTCTAAACCGTTCACCGATCTTTTCCCAATTTTCGGAGACAGTATCAGGATTGGTCACCATTAGAGCTTTCCGAGAATCCGAGAG ATTCACTGACCAGCACATAAATCGCCTTGACAACTggttaaaaacaaattatacatcACACAATATTGGAATGTGGCTTTGGATCCGTACGCAGATGTTTGGAATCGTCATGGTGACAGGAATAGCTACAATGGCTGTAATACAACACAATTTGTATGGCATTGATCCGG GAGTTGTCGGActtgctatatcctatatactCTCACTGTCTGGACTTTTGAATGGAATGGTCAACTGTGTGACGGAAACAGAGAAACAGATGGTCAGTGTTGAGAGGGTCCAGCAGTATGTAGAGGAAACCCCCAGCGAGAAATGGGAAGGTCAACAG TCGTCCCCCGCCTGGCTATCTGCAGGCGTGATCAGCTATACCGATGTCTTCATGAAATACCGAGATGGATTACCTAATGTCCTCAAAGGTCTCACGTTCAGTACAAGGCCTGCAGAAAAGGTGGGAATCGTGGGGCGGACTGGTTCCGGGAAGTCCAGTCTCTTCCAGACGTTGTTCCGTACTGTAGAGATAAGTTCTGGAGACATTACCATTGACGGAGTGAACATACAACAACAGGACCTTAAGGATGTCAG gaGACATTTGGCAGTGATTCCCCAGGATCCATTCATCTTCAGTGGTACCGTCAGGGAGAATTTGGACCCTACCTCCTCCTACAGTGACGAAGAACTTTGGGGTATTCTGGACAGATGTCATCTCCGTGTACCCGTCGATAGATTGGGTGGACTCCAGGGAGAAGTAGGAGAGAAGGGGCGACAGTTTTCGGTCGGCCAGAAACAACTCATGTGTCTGGCTAGGGCTCTTCTTACTAAAGCAAAGGTGTTGTGTATCGACGAAGCTACGGCCAGTGTAGATCTGGAGACAGACAAATTGATACAGGAAACAATTCGTCAGGAGTTTGTCAACAGTACGGTGTTGACCATTGCCCATCGTATCAACACCATAATGGACAGTGACAGAGTGTTGGTGATGGACCAGGGTCAGGTGGCTGAACTGGACTCTCCGGAAAATCTTCTCAAAAACTCTCAATCTCAATTCTACCAATTAGTACACGGTAAACAACCAGAGAAGTAG
- the LOC138318380 gene encoding ATP-binding cassette sub-family C member 10-like isoform X2 has protein sequence MTDMEYTILRPLCIKENNVNDNITCNGEVNSTLLPDYISLNPKTVVTLETYDFQMPSAVNILMTIITLIVVALLSRKITTSKQDAQKKQRQHDSDDCPVNEDEVSLLSKITYYWVHPLLQKGNKAASLSSDDMFHLPKSLNVKKVQEDFSKRFQQEEELGTNKTKTTLLQALLKAYGLQFFLYCGILELIAQLINFTGPISLGLLIAFFENGDEESHIGYRYAFLLFLSSFGKALFESRFHFIRMHTFFTVRISIMTSIYKKALQVSTVSLSKFSTGEIVNFLGTDTDRMMGFCHCFHALWSLPFETVICMYILYQLVGVAMIGGLAVALVLVPINKIVSTKQIALGKVLMDEKDKRTKLMNEVLGGIKIIKLYTWEDHFQKMIEKLRDAELKLIKQRKILGAITGYLWTLTPIFMTVLTFSAYSMMGNTLTAAKMFASLALFLKLLGSLNHLPWVVNGITEAVISLGRIEKFVALNNIDLKSYYAKMEEMENKNVISVNTGKFAWEGEKLQSVEKTEKTTDSGDTVTALGSLCLRDITVDIKQGQFIGVIGKVGSGKSSLLNAILAEMSRKDGEISVSNLKNGFALADQEPWIQQATVRDNVTFGSPFNARKYADVLDAASLKKDIEMLPAGDKTEVGENGVTLSGGQKARLALARALYQDVYLLDDPLAAVDAHVAQHMYDNCIMGLLKNKTRILCTHHTSFLGEADLVIVMEDGVISKMGPPSKVLTDIKFAERKSSKKENVEVEHIDSSDSDGKLGDETKATGEVKLGVYKAYLAAISTWLAITMVLSIVFMRVSMVAKDWWLTHWVSSVSTDGINSSSSGYQCYYDNMSTPASLNERYDSTQTSGQSSLVYYMVVYACLSAVYSLFSLAREILFAYSGMNIAKTMHMSLLNTMLKAPMSFYDVTPVGRILNRFSSDMGTIDDSISHMVMVVLSQLCEVVGTLVMVCYGMPWFIAIIIPVGSIYFRLQEKYRHTSREVRRISSLNRSPIFSQFSETVSGLVTIRAFRESERFTDQHINRLDNWLKTNYTSHNIGMWLWIRTQMFGIVMVTGIATMAVIQHNLYGIDPGVVGLAISYILSLSGLLNGMVNCVTETEKQMVSVERVQQYVEETPSEKWEGQQSSPAWLSAGVISYTDVFMKYRDGLPNVLKGLTFSTRPAEKVGIVGRTGSGKSSLFQTLFRTVEISSGDITIDGVNIQQQDLKDVRRHLAVIPQDPFIFSGTVRENLDPTSSYSDEELWGILDRCHLRVPVDRLGGLQGEVGEKGRQFSVGQKQLMCLARALLTKAKVLCIDEATASVDLETDKLIQETIRQEFVNSTVLTIAHRINTIMDSDRVLVMDQGQVAELDSPENLLKNSQSQFYQLVHGKQPEK, from the exons atgaCAGATATGGAGTACACGATATTGAGACCCTTGTGTATCAAAGAAAACAACGTAAATGACAACATCACGTGCAATGGAGAAGTTAATTCCACACTATTACCAGACTACATTTCCCTGAATCCAAAGACGGTAGTCACATTGGAGACATATGACTTTCAAATGCCAAGCGCTGTCAATATCCTGATGACAATCATCACTTTGATCGTTGTCGCTCTTTTATCAAGGAAAATAACAACAAGCAAACAAGATGCTCAAAAGAAACAACGGCAACATGATTCGGATGATTGCCCAGTTAATGAGGACGAGGTATCATTGTTATCAAAAATTACTTATTATTGGGTCCATCCGCTCCTGCAGAAGGGGAATAAAGCAGCCAGTCTTTCGTCTGACGACATGTTTCATTTACCAAAAAGTTTGAATGTAAAGAAAGTACAAGAAGACTTTTCTAAACGATTTCAACAGGAAGAGGAACTCGGCACAAACAAGACAAAAACTACATTACTTCAGGCGTTACTCAAAGCCTACGGACTACAATTCTTTCTGTATTGTGGAATCCTAGAGTTGATAGCACAACTGATCAACTTCACTGGCCCAATATCTCTGGGTTTATTGATTGCCTTCTTCGAAAACGGTGATGAAGAATCACACATTGGCTATCGATATGCATTTCTATTGTTCTTGTCAAGTTTTGGTAAAGCTCTTTTTGAAAGTAGGTTTCACTTTATACGCATGCATACCTTTTTCACGGTGAGAATTTCAATAATGACATCAATATATAAGAAAGCCTTACAGGTAAGCACAGTATCATTATCGAAATTCAGCACTGGCGAGATTGTGAATTTTCTTGGAACTGACACTGATCGAATGATGGGCTTTTGTCATTGCTTCCACGCCCTGTGGAGTCTTCCTTTTGAAACCGTGATATGCATGTATATCCTGTATCAACTGGTTGGAGTTGCTATGATTGGAGGTCTCGCCGTCGCTTTGGTGCTCGTCCCTATCAACAAGATCGTATCGACGAAACAGATAGCTCTTGGAAAAGTGCTTATGGACGAGAAAGACAAAAGAACGAAG TTGATGAATGAAGTGCTCGGTGGAATCAAGATAATCAAGCTTTACACCTGGGAGGATCACTTCCAGAAGATGATTGAGAAACTTCGTGATGCTGAGTTAAAGCTCATCAAACAGAGGAAGATTCTTGGAGCCATTACTGGATATTTGTGGACTCTGACCCCTATCTTTATGACTGTTCTAACATTCAGCGCCTATTCTATGATGGGGAATACCCTCACCGCTGCTAAG ATGTTTGCTAGTCTAGCACTGTTTCTAAAGCTCCTAGGATCACTCAATCATTTACCATGGGTGGTTAACGGCATAACTGAAGCCGTCATTTCCCTTGGAAGGATTGAGAAGTTTGTGGCACTGAACAATATTGACCTCAAAAGTTACTACGCAAAAATGGAag AGATGGAAAACAAAAACGTGATATCAGTAAATACAGGGAAGTTTGCCTGGGAAGGCGAGAAGTTACAAAGTGTTGAGAAAACGGAAAAGACGACAGATTCTGGGGATACTGTAACTGCTTTAGGATCTCTTTGTCTTCGTGATATTACTGTCGACATCAAACAA GGGCAATTCATAGGGGTGATTGGCAAAGTTGGTTCTGGGAAAAGCTCCTTGCTGAACGCCATACTTGCTGAGATGTCTCGAAAAGATGGCGAAATATCCGTGTCTAATCTCAAGAATGGGTTTGCTCTGGCGGATCAGGAACCTTGGATACAACAAGCGACAGTACGAGATAACGTCACATTTGGTAGTCCTTTCAACGCCAGGAAATACGCCGATGTTCTTGATGCTGCATCTCTCAAGAAAGACATTGAG ATGCTACCAGCTGGCGACAAAACCGAAGTTGGTGAAAATGGCGTGACATTAAGTGGAGGTCAAAAGGCCAGATTAGCCTTAGCTAGGGCTCTATACCAG GATGTGTATCTCCTTGACGACCCTCTAGCAGCGGTAGACGCCCATGTGGCACAACATATGTATGACAACTGCATAATGGGATtgctgaaaaataaaacaaggaTCTTATGCACACACCACACGAGTTTCCTTGGAGAAGCCGATCTTGTCATCGTCATGGAGGATGGAGTCATCTCCAAAATGG GTCCACCATCTAAGGTACTTACCGATATCAAATTCGCCGAGCGAAAATCATCGAAGAAGGAAAACGTTGAAGTAGAGCACATTGACAGCAGTGACAGTGATGGTAAACTAGGAGATGAAACCAAGGCAACAGGAGAGGTGAAGTTAGGAGTGTACAAAGCGTACCTCGCAGCGATTAGTACCTGGCTTGCAATCACCATGGTTCTGTCCATTGTCTTTATGAGAG TGTCGATGGTAGCGAAAGATTGGTGGCTGACGCATTGGGTGTCTAGTGTTAGCACTGATGGTATCAATTCTTCTTCCTCTGGATACCAATGTTACTATGACAACATGTCAACTCCGGCCAG TTTGAACGAACGTTACGACTCAACCCAGACTTCAGGACAATCCAGTCTCGTCTACTACATGGTGGTCTACGCATGTCTCTCCGCTGTCTATTCACTCTTCTCTCTGGCCAGGGAGATTCTCTTTGCCTACAGTGGAATGAATATAGCAAAGACTATGCACATGAGTCTGCTAAATACCATGCTTAAG GCGCCAATGTCGTTCTATGACGTCACTCCCGTTGGACGAATCCTTAACCGATTTTCATCAGACATGGGAACCATCGACGACTCAATCAGTCACATGGTCATGGTGGTTCTTAGTCAGTTGTGCGAAGTTGTTGGCACTCTTGTCATGGTGTGTTACGGAATGCCTTGGTTCATTGCTATCATCATACCCGTTGGTTCCATCTActttagactacag GAAAAATATCGTCATACATCTCGTGAAGTCCGACGGATATCGAGTCTAAACCGTTCACCGATCTTTTCCCAATTTTCGGAGACAGTATCAGGATTGGTCACCATTAGAGCTTTCCGAGAATCCGAGAG ATTCACTGACCAGCACATAAATCGCCTTGACAACTggttaaaaacaaattatacatcACACAATATTGGAATGTGGCTTTGGATCCGTACGCAGATGTTTGGAATCGTCATGGTGACAGGAATAGCTACAATGGCTGTAATACAACACAATTTGTATGGCATTGATCCGG GAGTTGTCGGActtgctatatcctatatactCTCACTGTCTGGACTTTTGAATGGAATGGTCAACTGTGTGACGGAAACAGAGAAACAGATGGTCAGTGTTGAGAGGGTCCAGCAGTATGTAGAGGAAACCCCCAGCGAGAAATGGGAAGGTCAACAG TCGTCCCCCGCCTGGCTATCTGCAGGCGTGATCAGCTATACCGATGTCTTCATGAAATACCGAGATGGATTACCTAATGTCCTCAAAGGTCTCACGTTCAGTACAAGGCCTGCAGAAAAGGTGGGAATCGTGGGGCGGACTGGTTCCGGGAAGTCCAGTCTCTTCCAGACGTTGTTCCGTACTGTAGAGATAAGTTCTGGAGACATTACCATTGACGGAGTGAACATACAACAACAGGACCTTAAGGATGTCAG gaGACATTTGGCAGTGATTCCCCAGGATCCATTCATCTTCAGTGGTACCGTCAGGGAGAATTTGGACCCTACCTCCTCCTACAGTGACGAAGAACTTTGGGGTATTCTGGACAGATGTCATCTCCGTGTACCCGTCGATAGATTGGGTGGACTCCAGGGAGAAGTAGGAGAGAAGGGGCGACAGTTTTCGGTCGGCCAGAAACAACTCATGTGTCTGGCTAGGGCTCTTCTTACTAAAGCAAAGGTGTTGTGTATCGACGAAGCTACGGCCAGTGTAGATCTGGAGACAGACAAATTGATACAGGAAACAATTCGTCAGGAGTTTGTCAACAGTACGGTGTTGACCATTGCCCATCGTATCAACACCATAATGGACAGTGACAGAGTGTTGGTGATGGACCAGGGTCAGGTGGCTGAACTGGACTCTCCGGAAAATCTTCTCAAAAACTCTCAATCTCAATTCTACCAATTAGTACACGGTAAACAACCAGAGAAGTAG